The following are from one region of the Ochotona princeps isolate mOchPri1 chromosome 4, mOchPri1.hap1, whole genome shotgun sequence genome:
- the LOC101526597 gene encoding heterogeneous nuclear ribonucleoprotein A1-like, with translation MSEWEFPEEPEQLRKLFIGGLNFETTDESLRSHFEQWGTLTDCVVMRDPNTKRSRGFGFVTYSTVEEVDAAMNAKPHKVDGRVVEPKRAVSRQDSQRPGAHLTVKKIFVWGIKEDTEEHHLRDYFGQFGKIEVIEILTDRSSGKKRGFAFVTFGDYDSVDKIVIQKYHTVNGHSCNVRKALSKQEMASAANAPRGRSGSGNFGGDYGGGFGGNDNFGRGGNFSGRGGFGGSRGGGGYGGSGDGYDGFGNDGGYGGGGPGYSGGSRGYGSGGQGSGYGGGYGRSGSYDSYNNGRGGFGSGSGSNFGGGGSYNDFGNYNNQSSNFGRMKGRNYGGRSSGPYGGGGQYFAKPRNQGGYGGSSSSSSSYGSGRRF, from the coding sequence ATGTCCGAGTGGGAGTTTCCCGAAGAGCCCGAACAGCTGCGGAAGCTCTTCATCGGAGGCCTGAACTTCGAAACGACCGACGAGAGCCTGCGGAGCCATTTTGAGCAATGGGGAACGCTCACGGACTGTGTGGTGATGAGAGACCCGAACACCAAGCGCTCCAGGGGCTTCGGGTTTGTCACCTACTCCACCGTGGAGGAAGTGGATGCGGCCATGAACGCCAAGCCACACAAGGTAGACGGCAGAGTGGTGGAACCCAAGAGGGCTGTCTCCAGACAAGATTCTCAAAGACCCGGTGCCCATCTCACTGTGAAGAAAATCTTCGTGTGGGGTATTAAGGAAGACACCGAAGAGCATCACCTCCGAGATTACTTTGGGCAGTTTGGAAAAATCGAAGTGATTGAGATCCTGACCGATCGCAGCAGCGGCAAGAAGAGGGGCTTCGCTTTTGTGACCTTTGGTGACTACGATTCTGTGGACAAGATTGTCATTCAGAAATACCACACTGTGAACGGCCACAGCTGCAACGTCCGGAAGGCCCTGTCCAAGCAGGAGATGGCCAGCGCTGCTAATGCCCCACGAGGTCGAAGTGGTTCTGGAAACTTTGGTGGTGACTATGGAGGTGGCTTTGGTGGCAATGACAACTTTGGTCGAGGAGGAAACTTCAGTGGTCGTGGTGGCTTTGGTGGCAGCCGAGGTGGTGGTGGTTATGGTGGCAGTGGGGATGGTTACGACGGATTTGGTAATGATGGTGGTTATGGAGGAGGCGGCCCTGGTTACTCTGGAGGAAGCAGAGGCTATGGAAGTGGTGGCCAGGGCAGTGGCTATGGCGGTGGCTATGGCAGGAGTGGCAGCTATGACAGCTATAACAATGGCAGAGGTGGCTTTGGCAGTGGTAGTGGAAGCAACTTTGGAGGTGGTGGAAGCTACAATGACTTCGGCAATTACAACAATCAGTCTTCAAATTTTGGACGCATGAAGGGGCGAAACTACGGTGGCAGAAGCTCTGGCCCCTATGGTGGTGGTGGCCAATATTTTGCCAAACCACGAAACCAAGGTGGCTATGGCGGttctagcagcagcagcagcagctatggCAGTGGCAGAAGATTTTAG